The Numida meleagris isolate 19003 breed g44 Domestic line chromosome 7, NumMel1.0, whole genome shotgun sequence genome contains a region encoding:
- the QSOX1 gene encoding sulfhydryl oxidase 1: protein MPAARPRSLYSPSDPLELLGADTAERRLLGSPSAWAVEFFASWCGHCIHFAPTWRALAEDIREWRPAVMLAALDCADEANQQVCADFGITGFPTLKFFRAFSKKAEDGIRIAHPAATIADLRRAIITNLEQSGDAWPPACPPLEPASAEEIRSFFHRNAERYLALIFEKSNSFVGREVALDLLQYENVAVRRVLSSEEELVEKFGVTAFPSAYLLLRNGSFSRLPVHAEARSFYTYYLRTLSGVTRGSYRLNVTGSAVNETRALQPAWADRSKVYVADLESAVHYTLRVEAGRPAVLAGAQLAAFKCYVATLAKYFPGRPSVQTFLQSLDGWLRNWTEPELPRSALKEAVKNKEDASPAAVLPTNVTWVGCRGSEPHFRGYPCGLWTIFHLLTVQAAQGGPDQELPLEVLSTMRCYVKHFFGCQECAQHFEAMAAKSMDQVKGREEAVLWLWSHHNKVNARLAGGDTEDPQFPKLQWPPPDMCPQCHREERGVHTWDEAAVLSFLKEHFSPRNLRLDHAVPIPRAGEEAVASARLGTAGLREKEEKEEKEEGEKETEKPDREGETGRPGSSELRRPSIVRRNPRLQGVGEDIVDLDSFSEQHFKSKALRAAGRHRRLSKRDTVALHHDAGWEQLQVPESREEEEEGGLRRSPWLRVLGLGFSRLDVSLCIALYFLSSMCLLGMYTFFRLRTRARKGRPGFPGA, encoded by the exons ATGCCCGCGGCGCGGCCCCGTTCGCTGTACTCGCCCAGCGACccgctggagctgctgggggccGACACGGCGGAGCGGCGGCTGTTGGGCTCCCCCAGCGCGTGGGCCGTCGAGTTCTTCGCCTCCTGGTGCGGGCACTGCATCCACTTCGCCCCCACGTGGCGGGCCCTGGCCGAGGACATCCGCG AGTGGAGGCCGGCGGTGATGCTCGCAGCACTCGACTGTGCTGACGAGGCCAACCAGCAGGTGTGCGCTGATTTTGGGATCACCGGCTTCCCCACGCTGAAG ttcttcagaGCTTTCTCCAAGAAAGCAGAGGATGGGATAAGGATTGCTC ACCCTGCTGCCACCATCGCGGACCTGAGACGTGCCATCATCACCAACCTGGAGCAGAGCGGGGACGCCTGGCCGCCCGCCTGCCCGCCGCTGGAGCCAGCGAG TGCCGAGGAGATCCGCAGCTTCTTCCATAGGAACGCGGAGCGGTACCTGGCACTGATCTTTGAGAAGAGCAATTCCTTCGTGGGCAGAGAG GTGGCGCTGGACCTGCTGCAGTACGAGAACGTGGCGGTGAGGAGGGTGCTGAGCAGCGAGGAGGAACTGGTGGAGAAGTTTGGCGTCACCGCCTTCCCCTCCGCCTACCTGCTGCTCCGCAACGGCTCCTTCTCCCGCCTGCCCGT GCACGCCGAGGCGCGCTCCTTCTACACCTATTACCTGCGGACGCTCTCCGGCGTCACCCGCGGCTCCTACAGGCTCAATGTCACCGGCAGCGCCGTCAACGAGACCCGTGCACTGCAGCCGGCGTGGGCTGACCG CTCCAAGGTGTACGTGGCCGACCTGGAGTCTGCGGTGCACTACACGCTGCGGGTGGAGGCTGGCCGGCCGGCGGTGCTGGCAGGAGCCCAGCTGGCTGCCTTCAAGTGCTACGTGGCCACACTGGCCAAg TATTTCCCTGGGCGTCCCTCTGTGCAGACCTTCCTGCAGTCCCTGGACGGCTGGCTGCGGAACTGGACGGAGCCTGAGCTGCCTCGCAGCGCCTTGAAGGAGGCGGTGAAGAATAAGGAGGAC GCCTCCCCTGCCGCCGTGCTCCCCACCAATGTCACCTGggtgggctgcaggggcagcGAGCCCCATTTCCGCGGTTACCCCTGTGGGCTCTGGACCATCTTCCACCTGCTGACAgtccaggctgcccagggcggcCCTGACCAAG AGCTGCCGCTGGAGGTGCTGAGCACCATGCGCTGCTACGTCAAGCACTTCTTTGGCTGCCAGGAGTGCGCCCAGCACTTTGAGGCCATGGCGGCCAAGTCCATGGACCAGGTGAAGGGCCGGGAGGAGGCCGTCCTCTGGCTTTGGTCCCACCACAACAAGGTCAACGCGCGCCTGGCAG GTGGTGACACAGAAGACCCCCAGTTCCCCAAGCTGCAGTGGCCCCCGCCGGACATGTGTCCACAGTGCCACCGGGAGGAGCGGGGCGTGCACACGTGGGACGAGGCGGCTGTGCTGAGCTTCCTCAAGGAGCACTTCTCCCCACGTAACCTCCGCCTGGACCACgccgtccccatccccagggctggggaggaggcGGTGGCGAGTGCTAGGCTGGGCACTGCAGGCCTCcgggaaaaggaagaaaaggaggagaaggaggagggagagaaggagacaGAGAAGCCCGACAGAGAGGGCGAGACGGGGCGGCCGGGCTCCTCGGAGCTGCGCCGTCCCAGCATCGTGCGCAGGAACCCACGGCTGCAGGGGGTGGGCGAGGACATCGTGGACCTGGACTCCTTCAGCGAGCAGCACTTCAAGAGCAAGGCGCTGCGGGCGGCCGGCCGGCACCGGCGGCTCAGCAAGCGGGACACCGTCGCCCTGCACCACGACGccggctgggagcagctccaaGTGCCCGAAAGCCgcgaggaagaggaggaggggggcTTGAGGAGGAGCCCCTGGCTGCGGGTGCTGGGCTTGGGCTTCTCCCGCCTGGACGTCAGCCTCTGCATCGCGCTCTACTTCCTCTCCTCCATGTGCCTGCTGGGCATGTACACCTTCTTCCGACTCCGCACCCGCGCACGGAAAGGTCGTCCTGGCTTCCCCGGGGCGTGA